Proteins from a single region of Desulfolutivibrio sulfoxidireducens:
- a CDS encoding molybdopterin-binding protein: protein MREVAVADAVGMVLCHDITRIVPGEFKGPAFRKGHVVTQNDIHELLRVGKEHLYVLDPMPGFLHEDEAARRIALAVSGGNLTMTEACEGRVNLSSDIHGLLVVDPEALLAVNSLGEIALASLHTFQEVQPGQLVAGTRVIPLLIEEEKIKRVEECCAGRAVIRVAPFRSCRVGVVTTGSEVYHGRIKDAFGPVLRDKFSRLGSAVFDQRVTSDDVDMTANAIRDLLADGADMIAVTGGMSVDPDDRTPAAIRAAGGRRVVYGSPTFPGAMFLLAHIGDVPILGLPGCVMYHRASIFDLIVPRILAGIEVTAHDVAALGHGGFCASCAVCRFPACPFGKG from the coding sequence ATGCGCGAGGTGGCTGTGGCCGATGCCGTGGGCATGGTCCTGTGCCACGATATCACCCGCATCGTGCCTGGCGAGTTCAAGGGGCCGGCCTTCCGAAAAGGCCACGTGGTCACCCAGAACGACATCCATGAACTGTTGCGCGTGGGCAAGGAGCATCTCTACGTGCTCGACCCCATGCCCGGCTTTCTGCACGAGGACGAGGCCGCCCGGCGCATCGCCCTGGCCGTGTCCGGGGGCAATCTGACCATGACCGAGGCCTGCGAGGGCCGGGTCAACCTGTCCTCGGACATCCACGGCCTTCTGGTCGTGGACCCCGAGGCCCTTCTGGCCGTCAATTCCCTGGGCGAGATCGCCCTGGCCAGCCTGCACACCTTCCAGGAGGTCCAGCCAGGACAGCTCGTGGCCGGGACCCGGGTCATCCCCCTTTTGATCGAGGAGGAGAAGATCAAACGGGTGGAGGAGTGTTGCGCCGGCAGGGCCGTGATCCGGGTGGCCCCGTTCCGGAGTTGCCGGGTGGGCGTGGTCACCACCGGCAGCGAGGTCTACCACGGCCGCATAAAAGACGCCTTCGGACCGGTCCTGCGCGACAAGTTCTCCAGGCTCGGAAGCGCCGTCTTCGACCAGCGCGTCACCTCCGACGACGTGGACATGACCGCGAACGCCATCCGCGACCTTCTGGCCGACGGCGCGGACATGATCGCGGTCACCGGAGGCATGTCCGTGGACCCCGACGACCGCACCCCGGCCGCCATCCGGGCCGCCGGCGGCCGGCGGGTGGTCTACGGCTCCCCCACCTTTCCCGGGGCCATGTTCCTTCTGGCCCACATCGGCGACGTGCCCATCCTCGGGCTTCCCGGCTGCGTCATGTACCACCGGGCCAGCATCTTCGACCTGATCGTGCCCAGAATTCTGGCGGGAATCGAGGTTACCGCGCACGACGTGGCGGCCCTGGGACACGGCGGCTTTTGCGCCTCGTGCGCCGTGTGCCGTTTCCCGGCCTGTCCGTTCGGCAAGGGATGA
- the trsS gene encoding radical SAM (seleno)protein TrsS, protein MTAKGDPPDRKPDTQSVCPVCLRRLDAWREVAGPDIHLVRRCPEHGWFRAPVWRGQPDFFSWKRPKRPSAPRRAFTAVDRGCPFDCGLCPDHGQHTCTALLEVTGRCDLGCPVCFASSGGSDPDPPLDRLAFLLEKVLEGSGRCNLQISGGEPAVRHDLAAIGNMAKARGFPFVQLNTNGLRLAGDPDFARSLAGGGFDSVFLQFDAATDEPYRVLRGRPLLDVKKRAVEACLAAGLGVVLVPTVVPGVNDAALGDILRLALSFGPGVRGAHVQPAAAFGRHPWPGRDDRRLTLPEVMAALADQSRGLVSVADFHPPGCEHSLCSFSAVYRRTPAGGLVLAPRVGGCCEAGAASEPILAEEGARRSRAFTARHWRGVPADAPRTAPGDDFDRFLAASGTGERFTVSGMAFMDAWTLDLERARGCCIHEVAPDGRLVPFCLYNLTAVDGRTLYRPAVLWRPGSGT, encoded by the coding sequence ATGACCGCGAAAGGGGACCCGCCTGATCGGAAACCGGACACCCAAAGCGTCTGCCCGGTGTGCCTGCGGCGTCTGGATGCCTGGCGCGAGGTTGCGGGGCCGGACATCCATCTGGTCAGGCGCTGCCCGGAGCACGGCTGGTTCCGGGCCCCGGTGTGGCGCGGACAACCGGACTTTTTTTCCTGGAAGCGGCCCAAGCGTCCAAGCGCCCCGCGCCGGGCGTTTACCGCCGTGGACCGGGGCTGCCCCTTTGACTGCGGCCTGTGCCCGGACCACGGCCAGCACACCTGCACCGCGCTTCTCGAGGTCACGGGCCGCTGCGACCTGGGCTGCCCGGTGTGCTTCGCCTCCTCGGGCGGCTCGGACCCGGACCCGCCCCTGGACCGGCTGGCCTTTCTTCTCGAGAAGGTGCTCGAAGGTTCGGGACGCTGCAACCTCCAGATATCCGGCGGTGAGCCCGCCGTGCGCCACGACCTTGCGGCCATCGGGAACATGGCCAAGGCCCGGGGCTTCCCCTTTGTCCAGCTCAATACCAACGGCCTGCGACTGGCCGGCGATCCGGACTTCGCCCGGTCCCTGGCCGGGGGCGGCTTCGATTCCGTGTTCCTCCAGTTCGACGCGGCCACGGACGAGCCCTACCGGGTCCTTCGCGGCCGGCCGCTTCTGGACGTCAAGAAGCGGGCCGTGGAGGCCTGTCTCGCGGCCGGCCTGGGGGTGGTCCTGGTGCCCACAGTCGTCCCCGGGGTCAATGACGCCGCACTCGGGGACATCCTGCGTCTGGCCCTGTCGTTCGGCCCGGGGGTGCGCGGGGCGCACGTCCAGCCCGCCGCCGCCTTCGGCCGCCATCCCTGGCCCGGCCGCGACGACCGCCGCCTGACCCTGCCCGAGGTCATGGCCGCCCTGGCCGATCAGAGCCGGGGACTGGTGTCCGTGGCCGATTTTCATCCGCCGGGGTGCGAGCACTCCCTGTGCTCGTTTTCCGCCGTGTACCGGCGAACGCCCGCCGGCGGCCTGGTCCTGGCCCCGCGCGTGGGGGGCTGTTGCGAGGCCGGGGCCGCGTCCGAACCCATCCTGGCCGAGGAGGGGGCGCGTCGCTCCCGGGCCTTCACCGCCCGGCACTGGCGCGGGGTCCCGGCCGATGCCCCCCGGACCGCCCCTGGCGACGACTTCGACCGTTTCCTGGCCGCCTCGGGCACGGGCGAGCGGTTCACGGTCTCGGGCATGGCCTTCATGGACGCCTGGACCCTGGACCTGGAACGAGCCCGGGGCTGCTGCATCCACGAGGTGGCCCCGGACGGCCGGCTCGTCCCCTTTTGCCTCTACAACCTGACCGCCGTGGACGGCCGGACCCTGTACCGGCCGGCGGTTCTTTGGCGTCCCGGGTCCGGGACATGA
- a CDS encoding molybdopterin-dependent aldehyde oxidoreductase → MIQKELIVNGVKKSMVVAADATLADVLREQLLLTGVKIGCGQGQCGACSVILDGKVVRSCITKMKRVPDGANVTTIEGVGTPDAPHALQLAWMVHGAAQCGFCSPGFIVSAKGLLDENKNPTREEVRDWFQKHKNACRCTGYKPLVDAVMDAAKVLRGEMTAADLAYKLPADGRAFGSKLPRPSALAKVTGTCDYGADLAHKMPKDTLHLALVQSPVSHANIKGIDASEALTMPGVHSVLTHKDVKGKNRITGLITFPTNKGDGWDRPILCDTKVFQYGDAVAIVCADSEKRARAAAEKVKVEYEELPAYMSAPAAMAEDAIEIHPGTPNVYYIQKIAKGADTAPIFEKADVVARDDFYVGRQPHMPIEPDVGFAYINDEGKLVIHSKSIGLHLHLYMIAPGMGIEPENVVMVQNPTGGTFGYKFSPTMEALVGVAALATGKPVHLRYDYQQQMAYTGKRSPFFMNVGFAADKSGKLLAMESDWTVDHGPYSEFGDLLTLRGAQFIGAGYGIPAIRGEGRTVCTNHAWGSAFRGYGAPQSEFASEVLMDELAEKLGMDPLELRYVNAYRKGDTNPSGQDPEVYSLPEMLDLLRPKYQAALEKAKKNSTAEIKRGVGISLGVYGSGLDGPDSSEAWVELNADGGVTVYSCWEDHGQGADSGAQCTAHEGLLPLGIPPEKIRLVMNDTSKAPNSGPAGGSRSQVMTGNAIRVGCELLVKAMQKPGGGYRTYDEMVAEKLPLRYSGKWTAPASNCDENGQGSPFCCYMYGVFMAEVAVDVATGKTAVEKMTLVADLGSLCNKLVVDGQMYGGLAQGIGLALSEDYEDIKKHSNLVGAGFPFIKQIPDDMELVYVESRRPDGPFGASGSGELPLTCPHAAISNAIHNACGVRITRLPALPEKVLAGLKALG, encoded by the coding sequence ATGATTCAAAAGGAACTTATCGTCAACGGCGTGAAAAAAAGTATGGTCGTGGCGGCGGACGCCACCCTGGCCGATGTCCTGCGCGAGCAGCTTCTGCTTACCGGGGTCAAGATCGGCTGCGGCCAGGGCCAGTGCGGCGCGTGCAGCGTCATCCTGGACGGCAAGGTGGTGCGTTCCTGCATCACCAAGATGAAACGCGTCCCCGACGGCGCAAACGTGACCACCATCGAGGGCGTGGGCACCCCGGACGCCCCGCATGCCCTGCAACTGGCCTGGATGGTGCATGGCGCGGCCCAATGCGGCTTCTGCTCCCCGGGATTCATCGTCTCGGCCAAGGGACTCCTTGACGAGAACAAAAATCCCACCCGCGAGGAGGTCCGCGACTGGTTCCAGAAACACAAGAACGCCTGCCGCTGCACCGGCTACAAGCCCCTGGTGGACGCGGTCATGGACGCGGCCAAGGTGCTGCGCGGCGAGATGACCGCCGCCGATCTGGCCTACAAGCTGCCCGCTGACGGCCGGGCCTTCGGCTCGAAGCTGCCCCGGCCCTCGGCCCTGGCCAAGGTCACCGGAACCTGCGACTACGGCGCGGATTTGGCCCACAAGATGCCCAAGGACACCCTGCACCTGGCCCTGGTCCAGTCGCCCGTGTCCCATGCCAACATCAAGGGCATCGACGCGTCCGAGGCGCTTACGATGCCCGGGGTGCATTCGGTTCTGACCCACAAGGACGTCAAGGGCAAAAACCGCATCACCGGCCTTATCACCTTCCCCACCAACAAGGGCGACGGCTGGGACCGCCCGATTTTGTGCGACACCAAGGTCTTCCAGTACGGCGACGCCGTGGCCATCGTGTGTGCCGACTCGGAAAAGCGGGCCCGGGCCGCGGCCGAGAAGGTGAAGGTCGAATACGAGGAACTGCCGGCCTACATGAGCGCCCCGGCGGCCATGGCCGAGGACGCCATCGAGATCCATCCCGGCACCCCCAACGTCTATTACATCCAAAAGATCGCCAAGGGAGCGGACACCGCGCCCATCTTCGAGAAGGCCGACGTGGTGGCCAGGGACGACTTCTACGTCGGACGCCAGCCGCACATGCCCATCGAGCCCGACGTCGGGTTCGCCTACATAAACGACGAGGGCAAGCTGGTCATCCACTCCAAGTCCATCGGCCTGCACCTGCACCTGTACATGATCGCCCCGGGCATGGGCATCGAGCCCGAAAACGTGGTCATGGTCCAGAACCCGACCGGCGGCACCTTCGGCTACAAGTTCAGCCCGACCATGGAGGCCCTGGTGGGCGTGGCCGCCCTGGCCACGGGCAAGCCCGTGCACCTGCGCTACGACTACCAGCAGCAGATGGCCTACACCGGCAAGCGCTCGCCGTTTTTCATGAACGTGGGGTTTGCCGCGGACAAGTCCGGCAAGCTTCTGGCCATGGAAAGCGACTGGACCGTGGATCACGGCCCCTATTCCGAGTTCGGAGACCTTCTGACCCTGCGCGGGGCCCAGTTTATCGGCGCGGGCTACGGCATCCCGGCCATCAGGGGCGAGGGCCGCACCGTCTGCACCAACCATGCCTGGGGTTCGGCGTTTCGCGGCTACGGCGCGCCGCAAAGCGAGTTCGCCTCGGAAGTGCTCATGGACGAACTGGCCGAGAAACTCGGCATGGATCCCCTGGAACTGCGCTATGTGAACGCCTACCGCAAGGGCGACACCAACCCCTCCGGCCAGGACCCCGAGGTCTACAGCCTGCCCGAGATGCTGGACCTCCTGCGGCCCAAGTACCAGGCCGCCCTGGAGAAGGCCAAGAAGAACTCCACGGCCGAGATCAAGCGCGGCGTGGGCATCTCCCTTGGCGTCTACGGCTCGGGCCTGGACGGTCCGGACTCCTCCGAGGCCTGGGTCGAACTCAACGCCGACGGCGGCGTGACCGTGTACTCCTGCTGGGAGGACCACGGCCAGGGCGCGGACTCCGGGGCCCAGTGCACGGCCCACGAGGGCCTTCTGCCGCTTGGAATCCCGCCCGAGAAGATCCGCCTGGTCATGAATGACACCAGCAAGGCCCCCAACAGCGGCCCGGCCGGCGGCAGCCGCTCCCAGGTCATGACCGGCAACGCCATCCGCGTGGGTTGCGAGCTTTTGGTCAAGGCCATGCAAAAGCCCGGTGGCGGGTATCGCACCTATGACGAGATGGTGGCCGAGAAGCTGCCCCTTCGCTACAGCGGCAAGTGGACCGCCCCGGCCTCCAACTGCGACGAGAACGGCCAGGGAAGCCCGTTTTGCTGCTACATGTACGGCGTGTTCATGGCCGAGGTGGCCGTGGACGTGGCCACGGGCAAGACCGCGGTGGAAAAGATGACCCTGGTGGCCGACCTGGGCAGCCTGTGCAACAAGCTCGTGGTGGACGGCCAGATGTACGGCGGCCTGGCCCAGGGCATCGGCCTGGCGCTTTCCGAGGACTACGAGGACATAAAGAAGCATTCCAATCTGGTCGGGGCCGGATTCCCGTTCATCAAGCAGATCCCCGACGACATGGAACTGGTCTATGTGGAGTCCAGGCGGCCCGACGGTCCCTTCGGGGCCTCGGGATCGGGCGAACTGCCCCTGACCTGCCCCCACGCGGCCATCTCCAACGCCATCCACAACGCCTGCGGCGTGCGCATCACCAGGCTGCCGGCCCTGCCGGAAAAGGTCCTGGCGGGACTGAAGGCCTTGGGATAG
- a CDS encoding DVU_1557 family redox protein, with the protein MSMEPAYTPDPGDWTCGRCGGPLVQSKVEVTYLGSVFAVILPTCPACGLTLVPKSLAEGKMAEVEALLEDK; encoded by the coding sequence ATGAGCATGGAACCGGCCTATACCCCAGACCCCGGGGACTGGACCTGCGGCCGCTGCGGCGGTCCCCTGGTCCAGTCCAAGGTGGAGGTGACCTACCTGGGCAGCGTTTTCGCCGTCATCCTGCCCACCTGCCCGGCCTGCGGCCTGACGCTTGTGCCCAAGTCCCTGGCCGAGGGCAAGATGGCCGAGGTGGAGGCCCTTTTGGAGGACAAGTGA
- the trsM gene encoding DVU_1556 family methyltransferase: MTWAVAVDPGAPPDASSGSSASAGDAPLFLRWDFRAVAGEALRPGGLTLTARGVGAAGLSPGEVVADVGCGPGASLDYLRGRGLFAVGVEVRPDLAAEAACRVPGGVLLARAGALPFGSGRLDGVLCECALSVFDDPDAALAEMARVLRPGGRLVVADLYRRDEPEEQEVSGPGGCAAGAVSRAGLARRLARCGLVSRLFEDHSRLLAELAGRLIFAGFSAADVGAALAGRRCGPGSGVPCAPGGRRLGYYLCVAKKEAA, encoded by the coding sequence GTGACCTGGGCCGTTGCGGTCGATCCCGGCGCGCCGCCCGATGCCTCGTCCGGTTCGTCCGCTTCGGCCGGGGACGCGCCCCTTTTTTTGCGCTGGGATTTCCGGGCCGTGGCCGGCGAGGCGCTACGGCCCGGGGGCCTGACGCTCACGGCCCGGGGCGTTGGCGCGGCCGGACTGTCCCCGGGCGAGGTGGTGGCCGACGTGGGCTGCGGCCCGGGGGCCAGCCTTGACTATCTGCGCGGCCGGGGTCTTTTCGCCGTGGGCGTCGAGGTCAGGCCGGACCTCGCGGCCGAGGCCGCATGCCGGGTTCCCGGCGGTGTGCTTCTGGCCCGGGCCGGGGCCTTGCCCTTCGGCTCCGGCCGCCTTGACGGCGTTTTGTGCGAGTGCGCCCTGTCCGTATTCGATGACCCGGACGCGGCCCTGGCCGAGATGGCCCGGGTCCTACGGCCCGGCGGCCGGCTGGTCGTGGCCGACCTGTACCGCCGGGACGAACCCGAGGAACAGGAGGTATCGGGGCCTGGGGGCTGCGCGGCCGGGGCCGTGTCCCGGGCCGGGCTGGCCAGGCGGCTTGCCCGGTGCGGCCTTGTTTCCCGGCTTTTCGAGGACCACTCCCGGCTTTTGGCCGAACTGGCCGGCCGGCTGATTTTCGCCGGATTTTCGGCCGCCGACGTTGGCGCGGCCCTGGCCGGACGGCGGTGCGGCCCAGGTTCGGGCGTGCCGTGCGCCCCGGGAGGCCGAAGGCTCGGCTACTATCTGTGCGTGGCGAAAAAGGAGGCCGCATGA
- a CDS encoding pyridine nucleotide-disulfide oxidoreductase/dicluster-binding protein, which yields MEQSELRDWEARCIQEEPPACRAACPLHVDVRAFMEAMAAGKTVAARKVLERTMPLPGVLARICDHPCEAACLRRDLGGSLAVGELERFCARNAPPGPKPLVLPAKGKRAAVLGAGLAALTVAWDLVRKGYGVTVHFQEDAPGGRLRDFPATLLPPEILAAEVAMLARMGVAFAPATVLDAAFLASARNDFDAVFVEYGAGAVAGHGSGLCPDSRDAVDPMTLSASDPGLCFGGWPGPDGAFSPMAQAADGRRAASTMDRILSGVSLTASREKEGPTPTRLFTQTSHVPAAPWTVPADPAGGLTPAEAVAEAGRCLSCECLECIKVCAYLKRYQGYPKTYARRFYNNAAIVKGHHQANKMINSCSLCGLCTEVCPESFSMADLCLTARRDMVERGTMPPSAFEFALTDMAESDSEACALAMPAPGAESCGHLFFPGCQLAGASPDKVRLVYDHLRGKLPGGVGIRLGCCGVPGRWAGREDLFAASMARFRADWEGLGRPRVVAACATCLKTLTEAVPDIPAVSLWRVLAGETGLPGGAPCAEAEKRTLAVHDPCTSRHDAQSRAAVRDLLSRLGVTALEPPLTGRFTECCGYGGLMWNADPDMAKTVAERRADVAPGDYVVSCAMCRDMLWRAGNRAVHLLDLIFPGPGGPGGPELAAPAGLSARRRNRAALRRDMAREIFGIKEEAMEAQDGVAVTIAPEVLALLEERRILDVDVRAVVARAEATGEKFLDKATGRYLAAARRGNVTFWVLYAGRAGTFTVHDAYCHRMDVPGASQGPDARTDQRGEDRP from the coding sequence ATGGAGCAAAGCGAACTTCGCGACTGGGAGGCCCGCTGCATCCAGGAGGAACCGCCCGCCTGCCGGGCGGCCTGCCCCCTGCATGTGGACGTGCGGGCCTTCATGGAGGCCATGGCCGCCGGAAAGACCGTGGCCGCGCGCAAGGTCCTGGAACGGACTATGCCCCTGCCCGGGGTCCTGGCCCGCATCTGCGACCATCCCTGCGAGGCGGCCTGCCTGCGCCGGGACCTGGGCGGCTCCCTGGCCGTGGGAGAGCTGGAGCGGTTTTGCGCGCGCAATGCCCCACCCGGCCCCAAACCCCTGGTGCTTCCGGCCAAGGGCAAACGCGCCGCCGTGCTCGGCGCGGGGCTTGCCGCCCTGACCGTGGCCTGGGACCTGGTCAGGAAGGGCTACGGGGTCACGGTCCATTTCCAGGAGGACGCGCCGGGCGGCCGGCTGCGCGATTTTCCCGCGACCCTTCTGCCCCCGGAGATCCTGGCCGCCGAGGTGGCCATGCTTGCGCGCATGGGCGTGGCCTTCGCCCCGGCAACGGTCCTTGACGCCGCGTTTCTGGCCAGCGCGCGCAACGATTTCGACGCCGTGTTCGTGGAATACGGGGCCGGCGCGGTCGCAGGGCACGGATCGGGCCTGTGTCCGGACTCCCGCGACGCCGTGGACCCGATGACCCTTTCGGCAAGCGATCCGGGGCTGTGTTTCGGCGGTTGGCCCGGCCCGGACGGTGCGTTTTCGCCCATGGCCCAGGCCGCCGACGGCCGCCGGGCCGCCTCCACCATGGATCGGATCCTGAGCGGGGTGTCGCTTACGGCCTCGCGGGAAAAGGAAGGCCCGACCCCCACCCGGCTTTTCACCCAGACCAGCCATGTCCCGGCCGCGCCCTGGACCGTCCCGGCCGATCCCGCCGGAGGCCTGACCCCGGCCGAGGCCGTGGCCGAGGCGGGTCGGTGCCTGTCCTGCGAGTGTCTGGAGTGCATCAAGGTCTGCGCCTATCTTAAGCGCTACCAGGGCTATCCCAAGACCTACGCCCGGCGCTTCTACAACAACGCGGCCATCGTCAAGGGCCACCACCAGGCCAACAAGATGATCAATTCGTGCAGCCTGTGCGGGCTGTGCACCGAGGTCTGCCCCGAGTCCTTTTCCATGGCCGATCTGTGTCTGACGGCCCGGCGGGACATGGTGGAGCGGGGCACGATGCCGCCTTCGGCCTTCGAGTTCGCGCTCACGGACATGGCCGAAAGCGACTCCGAGGCCTGCGCCCTGGCCATGCCCGCACCCGGGGCCGAGTCCTGCGGCCATCTTTTCTTCCCGGGCTGCCAGTTGGCCGGGGCCTCGCCGGACAAGGTCCGGCTGGTCTACGATCACCTGCGGGGGAAACTGCCCGGCGGGGTGGGGATCAGGCTCGGCTGTTGCGGCGTGCCCGGACGCTGGGCCGGCCGCGAGGACCTCTTCGCCGCGTCCATGGCCCGGTTCCGGGCCGACTGGGAGGGCCTCGGGCGTCCCAGGGTGGTCGCGGCCTGCGCCACGTGCCTGAAAACCCTGACCGAGGCCGTGCCGGACATCCCGGCCGTATCCCTGTGGCGGGTTCTGGCCGGGGAGACCGGATTGCCAGGCGGCGCGCCGTGCGCCGAGGCCGAAAAACGGACCCTGGCCGTGCACGATCCCTGTACCTCGCGCCACGATGCCCAAAGCCGGGCCGCCGTGCGCGACCTGCTGTCCCGGCTTGGGGTCACGGCCCTGGAGCCCCCCTTGACCGGCCGGTTCACCGAGTGTTGCGGCTACGGCGGGCTCATGTGGAACGCCGATCCGGACATGGCCAAGACCGTGGCCGAAAGACGCGCCGACGTCGCCCCGGGGGACTACGTGGTGTCCTGCGCCATGTGCCGGGACATGCTGTGGCGGGCCGGCAACCGGGCCGTGCATCTTCTGGATCTGATCTTTCCCGGACCCGGCGGCCCAGGCGGGCCGGAACTCGCCGCGCCGGCCGGGCTGTCGGCCAGACGGCGCAACCGGGCCGCGCTGCGCCGGGACATGGCCCGCGAGATTTTCGGGATCAAGGAGGAGGCCATGGAGGCACAAGACGGCGTCGCCGTGACCATCGCCCCGGAGGTGCTGGCCCTTCTGGAGGAGCGGCGCATCCTGGACGTGGACGTCCGGGCCGTGGTCGCCCGGGCCGAGGCCACGGGCGAAAAATTCCTGGACAAGGCCACGGGCCGGTATCTGGCCGCCGCGCGCCGGGGCAACGTGACCTTCTGGGTGCTCTACGCCGGCCGGGCCGGGACGTTTACGGTGCATGACGCCTACTGCCACCGCATGGACGTGCCCGGGGCCAGCCAGGGCCCGGACGCCCGGACCGACCAGCGCGGGGAGGACCGCCCATGA
- a CDS encoding hydrogenase maturation protease: MHASPSAKPPPEFPVPSQDDRSRPHFAVVGFGNVFQGDRGAGVYALEALEQAGFRADVSLHPLTGDYRALMYCLYGADAAVIIQAAAVTGRPGELHALDLPRFRTLAALDQGAPSAHKALAAMLAWIEVAHRLPRELLFLLIDPDPAYAPDGAGLSGPARRGVRRAVELAAVFLEKNGAARPAGHVPDRLYAIPWLGVTF; encoded by the coding sequence ATGCATGCCAGCCCGTCGGCAAAGCCGCCCCCCGAATTTCCGGTCCCTTCGCAAGACGACCGCAGCCGCCCTCATTTCGCGGTCGTCGGCTTCGGCAACGTGTTCCAGGGGGACCGGGGGGCCGGGGTGTACGCCCTGGAGGCCCTGGAGCAGGCGGGGTTTCGCGCCGACGTCTCCCTGCATCCCCTCACCGGGGATTACCGGGCGCTCATGTACTGCCTTTACGGGGCGGACGCGGCGGTGATCATCCAGGCCGCCGCGGTGACCGGCCGTCCCGGGGAGCTGCACGCCCTCGACCTGCCCCGGTTCCGGACGCTGGCCGCCCTGGACCAGGGCGCGCCCTCCGCCCACAAGGCCCTGGCCGCGATGCTGGCCTGGATCGAGGTGGCCCACAGGCTGCCCCGGGAACTGCTCTTCCTGCTGATCGACCCCGACCCGGCGTACGCCCCGGACGGCGCGGGACTCTCGGGGCCCGCCCGGCGGGGCGTGCGCCGGGCCGTGGAACTGGCGGCGGTTTTTCTGGAGAAAAACGGGGCCGCCCGCCCGGCCGGGCATGTCCCGGATCGGCTCTACGCCATCCCCTGGCTCGGGGTGACCTTTTAG
- a CDS encoding DVU_1555 family C-GCAxxG-C-C protein: MTSSLDILPLVGRGYCCSQALALLALEAQGRENPELIRALSGLCRGLAGSGGACGILTGGCCVLALYVGKGADAEQPHPMAEPVVADFVDWFREKTTAAYGGDTCPAIMGENQPGGPYPAHCGELLAESFDRILEILASYGIDPSQPKEDV; the protein is encoded by the coding sequence ATGACCTCGTCCCTGGACATCCTGCCCCTGGTGGGGCGCGGCTACTGCTGCAGCCAGGCCCTGGCCCTTTTGGCCCTCGAGGCCCAGGGCCGGGAGAATCCGGAACTGATCCGGGCCCTCTCCGGCCTGTGCCGGGGACTGGCCGGCAGCGGCGGCGCCTGCGGCATCCTGACCGGCGGCTGCTGCGTGCTGGCCCTGTACGTGGGCAAGGGCGCCGACGCCGAACAGCCCCATCCCATGGCCGAACCCGTGGTGGCCGACTTCGTGGACTGGTTTCGGGAAAAAACCACCGCCGCCTACGGCGGGGACACCTGCCCGGCCATCATGGGCGAAAATCAGCCCGGCGGCCCCTATCCCGCCCACTGCGGGGAGCTTTTGGCCGAGTCGTTTGACCGTATCCTGGAGATTCTGGCCTCCTACGGCATCGATCCGTCCCAGCCCAAAGAGGATGTGTAA
- a CDS encoding TM1266 family iron-only hydrogenase system putative regulator gives MKDTSEHPEQPGGEALARMGILAVAVKNRTEAAEAVNRLISEYGEMVIGRIGVPYRQKGLSVIAMIVEGSTDALGAFSGKLGMLPAVKSKMVLFDTTVPGQPDA, from the coding sequence ATGAAAGACACAAGCGAACACCCGGAACAGCCTGGAGGCGAGGCCCTCGCGCGCATGGGCATCCTGGCCGTGGCCGTAAAAAACCGCACCGAGGCCGCCGAGGCCGTCAACCGGCTCATCAGCGAATACGGGGAGATGGTCATCGGACGCATCGGGGTGCCGTACCGGCAGAAAGGCTTAAGCGTCATCGCCATGATCGTGGAGGGCTCGACGGACGCCCTGGGGGCGTTTAGCGGCAAGCTCGGCATGCTGCCGGCCGTGAAAAGCAAGATGGTGCTCTTCGACACCACTGTGCCGGGCCAGCCGGATGCATAG